The Myxocyprinus asiaticus isolate MX2 ecotype Aquarium Trade chromosome 31, UBuf_Myxa_2, whole genome shotgun sequence genome has a segment encoding these proteins:
- the LOC127421863 gene encoding BTB/POZ domain-containing adapter for CUL3-mediated RhoA degradation protein 2-like: MSGESCLHQLQPQIGPIVSVSSAACPKTKTCTYRGVSGNKYVQLNVGGNLYYSTLRVLTRQDTLLRSMFSGKMEVLTDKEGWILIDRCGKHFSSILSYLRDGFVTLPKSRQGIMELLAEAKYYQIQGLIDLCQRAPQDNKEKALCVIPVITSPKEEERLIQGCVRPAVKLLYNRGNNKYSYTSNSDDNLLKNIELFEKLSLSYSGRVLFIKDVIGDEICCWSFYGQGRKLAEVCCTSIVYATEKKQTKVEFPEARIYEETLNALLYETLPVPDNSLLEATRRRNNCCSHSEEEEAVELRERVRRIHIKRYSTYDDRPLGH; this comes from the exons ATGTCAGGAGAGAGCTGCCTGCACCAGCTTCAACCACAAATCGGGCCCATCGTGTCAGTCTCTTCAGCGGCTTGTCCCAAGACTAAGACTTGCACCTACCGTGGTGTATCTGGAAACAAATACGTGCAGCTCAATGTTGGTGGAAATCTTTACTATTCAACACTGCGAGTTCTCACCCGGCAGGACACCCTGCTGAGGTCCATGTTCAGTGGAAAAATGGAGGTGCTTACTGATAAGGAAG GTTGGATTCTAATTGATCGCTGTGGGAAACACTTTAGTTCAATTCTCAGCTATCTCCGTGATGGATTCGTGACCTTGCCTAAAAGCAGACAGGGTATTATGGAGCTCCTGGCGGAAGCCAAGTATTACCAGATCCAAGGATTGATAGACTTGTGCCAGAGGGCTCCGCAG GATAATAAAGAAAAGGCATTATGTGTTATCCCAGTCATAACATCTCCTAAAGAAGAGGAGAGACTAATACAAGGCTGCGTAAGG CCTGCTGTGAAACTGCTATACAACAGGGGTAACAACAAATATTCTTATACCAG CAATTCAGATGACAACTTACTTAAGAATATTGAGTTGTTTGAGAAGCTGTCGCTGAGCTACAGTGGTCGTGTGCTGTTCATAAAAGATGTCATTGGAGACGAGATCTGCTGCTGGTCCTTTTACGGTCAGGGCCGTAAGCTAGCAGAAGTCTGCTGCACATCCATTGTTTATGCTACTGAGAAGAAGCAGACAAAG GTTGAGTTTCCAGAGGCAAGAATCTATGAGGAAACGCTAAATGCCCTGCTTTATGAGACTCTTCCGGTCCCAGATAACTCCTTATTGGAGGCCACCCGAAGGCGTAACAATTGTTGCTCGCACAGTGAAGAGGAGGAGGCTGTGGAGCTGAGGGAGCGTGTCCGTCGCATCCACATCAAAAGATACAGCACTTATGATGACAGACCACTTGGACATTAG